One Penicillium oxalicum strain HP7-1 chromosome III, whole genome shotgun sequence genomic region harbors:
- a CDS encoding Hydroxyquinol 1,2-dioxygenase — MDPSQVQIPPMKDLTVDNITENVITINSLCEDERMKYVLERLVTHLHDFARETRLSSTEWMTGLQFLTEVGQICTPVRQEFILLSDILGLSILVDSIDHPKPPGSTEGTVLGPFHTHDAEELPNGDAISHDPKGEPLLVVCTLRDTEGRPIEGAKIDIWETDSTGHYDVQYAGRETPDGRCVMRSDAEGIFWFKAITPVPYPIPHDGPVGKLLKKLHRHPYRPSHMHFMFEKEGYDHLITALYLRNDPYETSDAVFGVKDSLVVDLAKVSPEMAAKYNVPEGQALLTYDFVLVSDEETRELRATNSKIALDKLGRKVKIVNGLPVPDLD, encoded by the exons ATGGACCCTTCTCAGGTCCAAATCCCTCCCATGAAAGACCTCACCGTCGACAACATCACCGAAAAtgtcatcaccatcaactcTCTCTGCGAAGATGAACGTATGAAATACGTCCTAGAGCGCCTCGTCACGCATCTGCATGACTTTGCGCGCGAAACTCGCCTGAGCAGCACCGAATGGATGACTGGCCTTCAATTCCTCACCGAAGTCGGCCAGATCTGCACCCCGGTCCGACAGGAATTCATTCTCCTCTCCGATATCCTCGGCCTCTCGATCCTGGTCGATTCCATCGACCATCCCAAGCCGCCCGGGTCCACTGAAGGGACCGTTCTGGGCCCGTTTCACACCCACGACGCAGAGGAACTGCCCAACGGAGATGCCATCTCGCATGATCCCAAGGGGGAACCGTTACTGGTGGTGTGCACACTACGAGATACCGAGGGCCGACCGATCGAGGGGGCCAAGATTGATATCTGGGAGACGGACTCGACGGGCCATTATGATGTGCAGTATGCGGGCAGAGAGACTCCCGATGGGCGATGTGTGATGCGTTCGGATGCAGAGGGCATCTTTTGGTTCAAGGCAATTACGCCGGTGCCGTATCCGATTCCGCATGATGGGCCTGTGGGGAAGTTGCTGAAGAAGTTGCATCGTCATCCGTATAGACCCAGTCATATGCATTTCATGTTTGAGAAGGAAGGTTATGATCATTTGATAAC AGCCCTCTACCTCCGCAATGACCCTTACGAAACATCCGACGCAGTCTTTGGCGTGAAAGATTCCTTAGTCGTGGACTTGGCCAAGGTCAGTCCCGAGATGGCAGCGAAATACAATGTCCCAGAGGGACAAGCCCTCCTCACATACGACTTTGTCTTGGTCTCGGACGAAGAAACCCGGGAATTGCGTGCAACGAACTCGAAAATTGCCCTGGATAAGCTGGGCCGAAAGGTCAAGATTGTCAATGGGTTGCCTGTGCCGGATCTGGATTGA